One segment of Thermoanaerobacter kivui DNA contains the following:
- the cwlD gene encoding N-acetylmuramoyl-L-alanine amidase CwlD, protein MRLTRWAVFLMIVGLIIALYNAKERYIPAFKFVPIMNKVIVIDAGHGGHDPGKPGKYGKDEDELNLEIAQKLKELIEESGGLVIMTREDDTLSDASLSKDLKNRVVKANEAMGDILISIHLNSFSQSKYKGAQVFYQNNSEKGKLLAELIQQELRNTLDPSNDRMAKSSNSYYILRNAKMPAVIVECGFMSNPEEERLLNDEKYQYKIAWAIYKGIIHYFKQVSE, encoded by the coding sequence ATGAGGCTTACAAGATGGGCAGTGTTTTTAATGATTGTAGGCTTAATAATAGCGTTATATAATGCAAAAGAGAGATATATACCTGCTTTTAAATTTGTTCCAATAATGAACAAAGTCATTGTGATAGATGCAGGTCATGGCGGGCATGACCCTGGAAAGCCGGGGAAATACGGTAAGGACGAAGACGAGTTAAATCTCGAGATTGCGCAAAAACTGAAAGAGCTTATAGAAGAGAGTGGAGGCCTTGTGATAATGACGAGAGAAGACGATACTTTGTCTGATGCTTCACTTTCAAAGGATTTAAAAAATAGGGTTGTTAAAGCAAATGAAGCGATGGGAGACATTTTGATTAGCATTCATTTAAACAGTTTTAGTCAGTCAAAATATAAAGGAGCACAAGTATTTTATCAAAACAACTCTGAAAAAGGTAAATTGTTGGCAGAACTTATTCAGCAAGAGTTAAGAAATACTTTAGACCCTAGCAATGACAGAATGGCAAAAAGTTCTAACAGCTATTATATTTTGCGAAACGCTAAAATGCCGGCGGTCATTGTAGAATGCGGTTTCATGTCAAACCCTGAAGAAGAAAGGCTTTTAAATGACGAAAAGTATCAATATAAAATTGCTTGGGCAATATATAAAGGCATAATCCATTATTTTAAACAAGTTTCAGAATAA